From Halococcus hamelinensis 100A6, one genomic window encodes:
- a CDS encoding universal stress protein, whose product MYDRILIPTDGSDEARKAAAHGIELAAALDATVHTLYVMDLPGVPRALSIRDDEEQVREEYETYGERVTEEVCQMAAAAEVECVRAVKSGTVHERIVRYADDEGLDAIVMGTGYQGRFGALLGTIAEKVVRTSAVPVISTKVTESEARPGASGSD is encoded by the coding sequence ATGTACGACCGAATCCTGATCCCGACCGACGGGAGCGACGAGGCCCGGAAAGCCGCCGCACACGGCATCGAACTCGCGGCCGCGCTGGACGCAACGGTCCACACGCTCTACGTGATGGACCTGCCGGGCGTGCCGCGCGCGCTCTCGATCCGCGACGACGAGGAGCAGGTCCGCGAGGAGTACGAGACCTACGGCGAGCGCGTGACCGAGGAGGTGTGTCAGATGGCGGCGGCCGCCGAAGTCGAGTGCGTCAGGGCGGTCAAGAGCGGCACCGTCCACGAGCGGATCGTCCGATACGCCGACGACGAGGGTCTCGACGCGATCGTGATGGGGACCGGCTATCAGGGCCGGTTCGGCGCGCTGCTCGGCACCATCGCCGAGAAGGTCGTCCGGACCTCGGCCGTCCCGGTTATCTCGACGAAAGTGACCGAATCCGAGGCTCGTCCGGGAGCGAGCGGGAGCGACTGA
- a CDS encoding BCCT family transporter — MADSDDTTGEMSDGLQVELFHPDSDREPGDTNHELLGGRFDVHPIVFPGALALIVLFVAVTLLLGQEQATAVFDGTKSFIESTFGWFYLLAVNVFLITIVYFAVSKYGSIRIGGVKAEPEFSRFSWMAMLFSAGMGIGLMFYSVAXAEPEFSRFSWMAMLFSAGMGIGLMFYSVAEPMVYMGSPPEFFGAQSGTAAAGTAALAQTIYHWGLSPWAIYGLVGLGLAFFSFNRGLPLTFRSIFWPLLGERIYGWXLAFFSFNRGLPLTFRSIFWPLLGERIYGWPGHVIDLVSVFATLFGLCTSLGLGVSQVNQGISYVGGDMLGIVDVPVGTVPQILLIAGITLIAVASVAAGLDGGVKRLSTINLYLMFLLLGFVFVVGPTLYIVGGMVEGFGTYLGNFLALSFFTGTIGAGAGNTLAPTVSGWTVFYWGWWIAWSPFVGMFIARISKGRTVREFVLGVLVLPTLFSTVWLSTFGGGAIANTLTGNGAVLAAYNEVGQTVAMFALLEQFPLGAVSGILATLLVVSFFVTSSDSGSLVIDHLTSGGKHDVPKAQRVFWASTEGVVAAVLLWGGGLTALQAAAISTGLPFAVILLVMCYTVYLGLRNEYEILESEEFMDHIEEIRGDEDVAVTSSGGDVVTEVSGSDDATSTD, encoded by the coding sequence ATGGCTGACTCCGACGACACGACCGGCGAGATGTCCGACGGCCTCCAAGTAGAACTGTTCCACCCCGACTCGGACCGCGAGCCGGGGGATACGAACCACGAACTCCTCGGGGGGCGATTCGACGTCCACCCGATCGTCTTCCCGGGCGCGCTGGCGCTCATCGTGTTGTTCGTCGCGGTCACGCTCCTGTTGGGTCAAGAGCAGGCGACCGCCGTCTTCGACGGGACGAAGTCGTTCATCGAATCCACGTTCGGGTGGTTCTACCTGCTCGCTGTGAACGTCTTCCTGATCACCATCGTCTACTTCGCCGTCAGCAAGTACGGCTCGATACGGATCGGCGGCGTCAAGGCCGAACCCGAGTTCAGCCGGTTCTCGTGGATGGCGATGCTGTTCAGCGCCGGCATGGGGATCGGGCTGATGTTCTACAGCGTCGCCNAGGCCGAACCCGAGTTCAGCCGGTTCTCGTGGATGGCGATGCTGTTCAGCGCCGGCATGGGGATCGGGCTGATGTTCTACAGCGTCGCCGAACCCATGGTCTACATGGGGAGCCCCCCGGAGTTCTTCGGTGCCCAGTCCGGGACCGCCGCGGCCGGGACGGCGGCGCTGGCACAGACCATCTACCACTGGGGGCTCTCGCCCTGGGCGATCTACGGTCTCGTCGGGCTCGGCCTCGCTTTCTTCTCGTTCAATCGCGGGCTGCCGCTCACGTTCCGGTCGATCTTCTGGCCGCTGCTCGGCGAGCGGATCTACGGCTGGNGCCTCGCTTTCTTCTCGTTCAATCGCGGGCTGCCGCTCACGTTCCGGTCGATCTTCTGGCCGCTGCTCGGCGAGCGGATCTACGGCTGGCCGGGCCACGTCATCGACCTCGTGTCGGTGTTCGCCACCCTCTTCGGGCTCTGTACCTCCTTGGGGCTCGGCGTCTCGCAGGTGAATCAGGGGATCTCCTACGTGGGTGGCGACATGCTCGGGATCGTCGACGTACCGGTCGGGACGGTGCCCCAGATACTCCTCATCGCCGGGATCACGCTCATCGCGGTGGCGTCGGTCGCGGCGGGGCTCGACGGCGGCGTCAAGCGCCTGAGCACGATCAACCTCTACTTGATGTTCCTCCTGCTCGGGTTCGTCTTCGTCGTCGGGCCGACGCTCTACATCGTCGGCGGGATGGTCGAGGGGTTCGGCACGTACCTCGGGAACTTCCTCGCGTTGAGTTTCTTCACCGGCACGATCGGCGCGGGCGCGGGCAACACGCTCGCACCCACCGTCTCGGGGTGGACGGTCTTCTACTGGGGCTGGTGGATCGCGTGGTCGCCCTTCGTGGGGATGTTCATCGCGCGGATCTCGAAGGGGCGGACGGTCCGTGAGTTCGTGCTCGGCGTGTTGGTGTTGCCCACGCTGTTCTCGACCGTCTGGCTCTCGACGTTCGGCGGGGGTGCGATCGCGAACACCCTGACCGGCAACGGCGCGGTGCTCGCGGCCTACAACGAGGTCGGTCAGACCGTCGCCATGTTCGCGCTCCTCGAACAGTTCCCGCTGGGGGCGGTCTCGGGGATCCTCGCGACGCTGCTCGTGGTCAGCTTCTTCGTCACGTCCTCGGATTCGGGGTCGCTGGTGATCGACCACCTGACCTCGGGCGGCAAACACGACGTCCCGAAGGCCCAGCGGGTCTTCTGGGCGAGCACCGAGGGCGTCGTCGCGGCGGTGTTGCTCTGGGGTGGCGGTCTCACCGCGCTCCAGGCGGCGGCGATCTCGACGGGGCTCCCCTTCGCCGTGATCCTCCTCGTGATGTGCTATACGGTCTATCTCGGGCTCAGAAACGAGTACGAGATCCTCGAATCCGAGGAGTTCATGGACCACATCGAGGAGATCCGTGGCGACGAGGACGTGGCCGTGACCTCCTCCGGCGGCGACGTCGTCACGGAGGTCTCGGGAAGCGACGACGCGACCTCGACCGATTGA